The following are encoded together in the Proteiniphilum saccharofermentans genome:
- a CDS encoding peptidoglycan bridge formation glycyltransferase FemA/FemB family protein translates to MGYSVKAYYRKEDLPPMEEINFFHSPSSFDWYANSPAYTPLMLVVFENEVPVAAMFAVIVRINRFLRGKLFKRCFISQQPAFFRKKLPQIEIFDALIAHLVKEVRNRVFLIRYENLGNAIFGYKGFRENGFYSVKWINIRNSLQCKRKIWDQLSKTRKNQVNKALKKGIVIEEFTSEDKLPEIYKLIRNTNNKKISRRFPPYQYFENFFCHYIIRQDKGKILLARYQGKIIGGAILGFEKKETVYCLYYWGKSKRYKLLYPTIFTIYQAMQISENKDFHYFDFMDVSFLNKNAGRSRFLLQFGGKQRATRRWYRFNWGLLNFFANRIYD, encoded by the coding sequence ATGGGATACAGTGTAAAAGCATATTATCGTAAAGAGGATCTTCCTCCGATGGAGGAAATCAATTTTTTTCACAGCCCTTCATCGTTCGATTGGTACGCCAACAGTCCCGCCTACACCCCTTTAATGCTTGTTGTTTTCGAGAATGAGGTGCCGGTAGCCGCCATGTTCGCTGTCATTGTGCGGATCAATCGTTTCCTGAGAGGTAAACTATTTAAAAGATGCTTTATCTCCCAACAACCGGCTTTCTTCAGAAAAAAACTACCCCAGATAGAGATATTCGATGCCCTTATTGCCCATCTGGTCAAAGAGGTACGTAACCGGGTTTTTCTCATCCGTTATGAAAACCTGGGCAATGCCATTTTTGGCTATAAGGGATTTCGCGAGAATGGATTCTATTCGGTAAAGTGGATCAATATCCGGAATTCGCTCCAGTGTAAAAGAAAAATATGGGATCAGCTCTCGAAAACGAGAAAGAATCAGGTTAACAAGGCGTTAAAAAAAGGGATCGTAATAGAAGAATTCACCTCTGAAGATAAGTTACCGGAAATATACAAGCTGATCCGTAATACAAACAACAAAAAGATATCACGCCGGTTCCCACCCTACCAATATTTCGAGAATTTCTTCTGTCACTATATAATAAGGCAAGACAAAGGAAAAATATTGCTTGCCCGCTATCAGGGTAAAATTATCGGGGGTGCCATTCTGGGATTCGAGAAAAAAGAGACGGTATATTGCCTCTATTATTGGGGCAAATCGAAACGATACAAATTACTCTACCCCACGATTTTCACTATTTACCAAGCGATGCAGATATCGGAAAACAAAGATTTTCATTATTTCGATTTTATGGATGTAAGTTTTCTGAATAAAAATGCCGGCCGCTCACGGTTCCTGCTTCAGTTTGGTGGTAAACAGCGGGCCACGAGACGCTGGTACCGGTTCAACTGGGGGTTACTCAACTTCTTTGCCAACCGGATCTACGATTGA
- a CDS encoding head GIN domain-containing protein, translating into MKTLFTIILATVAFVSAPAQNRIIKQNRQVASFSAINASGGWDVIVRQGDRQSVSIEVSEEVLDRAVVEVKNGTLHIYNKGNNRTFSLRDLGNTRNTIQKAYVTVTDLGKIEASGGVDISFEIPLKAGDFELALSGGTDLENLRLDCRQFKGQFSGGCDAEIRFISAQAVRADVSGGSDVELYDISAQTTRISASGGCDIELTGKTDELTLTASGGCDVSASKLNARNCNADFSGAADGSIRVTGRLDITVSGSADVTCFGNPGDVNKRVNKSSSLKFS; encoded by the coding sequence ATGAAGACATTATTCACTATTATCCTTGCCACTGTGGCATTCGTCAGCGCTCCGGCGCAAAACAGAATCATAAAACAGAACCGTCAGGTAGCGTCATTTTCCGCTATCAATGCTTCGGGAGGATGGGATGTTATTGTTCGCCAGGGCGACCGCCAGTCGGTTTCTATAGAAGTAAGCGAAGAGGTATTGGACAGGGCCGTCGTGGAAGTCAAAAACGGCACGCTGCATATCTATAATAAGGGAAACAACCGTACATTCTCCCTTCGCGACTTAGGTAACACACGAAACACAATCCAAAAGGCATACGTTACTGTTACGGATTTAGGAAAGATAGAAGCATCGGGTGGTGTGGATATCAGTTTTGAAATACCCCTAAAAGCCGGCGATTTCGAGCTTGCACTGAGTGGTGGCACCGATCTGGAAAATTTAAGGCTGGACTGTAGGCAATTTAAAGGACAGTTTTCGGGCGGATGTGATGCGGAGATCAGGTTTATTTCCGCACAGGCCGTAAGAGCCGATGTGAGCGGTGGTAGTGATGTGGAACTGTATGATATATCCGCACAAACGACCCGGATTTCCGCCAGCGGCGGTTGTGACATTGAACTGACGGGGAAGACCGACGAGCTTACCCTGACCGCGAGCGGCGGATGTGATGTTTCTGCTTCTAAACTCAACGCACGTAATTGTAATGCCGATTTTTCAGGTGCTGCCGACGGGAGTATCCGTGTTACAGGCCGCCTCGATATCACTGTGTCAGGTTCAGCCGACGTAACCTGTTTCGGTAATCCGGGCGATGTAAACAAAAGAGTAAATAAGAGCAGTTCATTGAAATTCAGCTGA